A stretch of Castanea sativa cultivar Marrone di Chiusa Pesio chromosome 2, ASM4071231v1 DNA encodes these proteins:
- the LOC142625396 gene encoding uncharacterized protein LOC142625396, producing the protein MANTKLNVVCAFLLVLVLYHAILDVEGRHLKSDQAACNKCSMHVNTLTAAKVGGHTNQSEQTSKTEHVDDFRPTAPGHSPGVAEAITEKFMTKCTPKHVEHRFKTLKTNWNTIALLRNKKSGFGWNDDLKMITCDRTVYDEEVAAHPNHAQFLNKKIEMFDEMALVVGKDMATGGFSKGVGDIGVEALDDSPPLVDADVDDISKKKQVDPSHVASNETRSHKKRSHATMIEDAIYQDLSIQLGKVASAIEKISENQLNFGSLYEEVMKMDGFEENMLAAAFDHLNGDEKQARSFMLKNDKLRRQWLQNFFDNYLSQF; encoded by the exons ATGGCAAACACTAAGCTCAATGTTGTTTGTGCTTTCCTTCTTGTTCTGGTATTGTATCATGCAATTTTAGACGTTGAGGGAAGGCATCTGAAGTCTGATCAGGCGGCGTGCAATAAATGCTCCATGCACGTGAACACCTTGACTGCAGCGAAGGTAGGTGGTCACACTAACCAATCAGAGCAGACAAGTAAGACGGAACATGTTGATGACTTTCGACCCACAGCACCAGGTCATAGTCCTGGCGTAG CTGAAGCAATTACTGAGAAATTTATGACTAAATGTACTCCAAAGCATGTGGAACATCGCTTTAAAACACTCAAAACCAATTGGAATACAATTGCATTACTTCGTAATAAGAAAAGCGGGTTTGGATGGAATGATGATTTGAAAATGATCACCTGTGATAGGACAGTGTATGATGAAGAAGTCGCG GCACATCCAAATCATGCACAATTTCTAAACAAGAAAATTGAGATGTTTGATGAGATGGCTTTGGTTGTGGGTAAGGATATGGCTACAGGAGGTTTTTCCAAGGGAGTTGGTGATATAGGTGTAGAAGCATTGGATGACTCACCTCCGCTTGTTGATGCTGATGTTGATGACATATCCAAAAAGAAGCAAGTTGATCCCTCACATGTGGCTTCAAATGAAACAAGGTCTCACAAGAAACGAAGTCATGCTACTATGATTGAAGATGCTATTTACCAAGATTTGTCTATACAACTTGGTAAGGTTGCCTCTGCAATAGAAAAGATTTCTGAAAATCAGCTAAATTTTGGTAGTCTTTATGAAGAAGTTATGAAGATGGATGGGTTTGAAGAAAATATGCTTGCGGCTGCATTTGACCATTTGAATGGGGATGAAAAACAAGCAAGGTCATTTATGTTGAAAAATGACAAGCTCCGTAGACAATGGCTGCAGAACTTCTTTGACAACTATTTAAGCCAATTTTGA